One part of the Arabidopsis thaliana chromosome 4, partial sequence genome encodes these proteins:
- the ABI1 gene encoding Protein phosphatase 2C family protein (ABA INSENSITIVE 1 (ABI1); CONTAINS InterPro DOMAIN/s: Protein phosphatase 2C, manganese/magnesium aspartate binding site (InterPro:IPR000222), Protein phosphatase 2C-related (InterPro:IPR001932), Protein phosphatase 2C (InterPro:IPR015655), Protein phosphatase 2C, N-terminal (InterPro:IPR014045); BEST Arabidopsis thaliana protein match is: Protein phosphatase 2C family protein (TAIR:AT5G57050.1); Has 6864 Blast hits to 6731 proteins in 444 species: Archae - 4; Bacteria - 295; Metazoa - 1756; Fungi - 772; Plants - 2717; Viruses - 7; Other Eukaryotes - 1313 (source: NCBI BLink).) — MEEVSPAIAGPFRPFSETQMDFTGIRLGKGYCNNQYSNQDSENGDLMVSLPETSSCSVSGSHGSESRKVLISRINSPNLNMKESAAADIVVVDISAGDEINGSDITSEKKMISRTESRSLFEFKSVPLYGFTSICGRRPEMEDAVSTIPRFLQSSSGSMLDGRFDPQSAAHFFGVYDGHGGSQVANYCRERMHLALAEEIAKEKPMLCDGDTWLEKWKKALFNSFLRVDSEIESVAPETVGSTSVVAVVFPSHIFVANCGDSRAVLCRGKTALPLSVDHKPDREDEAARIEAAGGKVIQWNGARVFGVLAMSRSIGDRYLKPSIIPDPEVTAVKRVKEDDCLILASDGVWDVMTDEEACEMARKRILLWHKKNAVAGDASLLADERRKEGKDPAAMSAAEYLSKLAIQRGSKDNISVVVVDLKPRRKLKSKPLN; from the exons ATGGAGGAAGTATCTCCGGCGATCGCAGGTCCTTTCAGGCCATTCTCCGAAACCCAGATGGATTTCACCGGGATCAGATTGGGTAAAGGTTACTGCAATAACCAATACTCAAATCAAGATTCCGAGAACGGAGATCTAATGGTTTCGTTACCGGAGACTTCATCATGCTCTGTTTCTGGGTCACATGGTTCTGAATCTAGgaaagttttgatttctcGGATCAATTCTCCTAATTTAAACATGAAGGAATCAGCAGCTGCTGATATAGTCGTCGTTGATATCTCCGCCGGAGATGAGATCAACGGCTCAGATATTACTAgcgagaagaagatgatcagcAGAACAGAGAGTAGGAGTTTGTTTGAATTCAAGAGTGTGCCTTTGTATGGTTTTACTTCGATTTGTGGAAGAAGACCTGAGATGGAAGATGCTGTTTCGACTATACCAAGATTCCTTCAATCTTCCTCTGGTTCGATGTTAGATGGTCGGTTTGATCCTCAATCCGCCGCTCATTTCTTCGGTGTTTACGACGGCCATGGCGGTTCTCAG GTAGCGAACTATTGTAGAGAGAGGATGCATTTGGCTTTGGCGGAGGAGATAGCTAAGGAGAAACCGATGCTCTGCGATGGTGATACGTGGCTGGAGAAGTGGAAGAAAGCTCTTTTCAACTCGTTCCTGAGAGTTGACTCGGAGATTGAGTCAGTTGCGCCGGAGACGGTTGGGTCAACGTCGGTGGTTGCCGTTGTTTTCCCGTCTCACATCTTCGTCGCTAACTGCGGTGACTCTAGAGCCGTTCTTTGCCGCGGCAAAACTGCACTTCCATTATCCGTTGACCATAAA CCGgatagagaagatgaagctgCGAGGATTGAAGCCGCAGGAGGGAAAGTGATTCAGTGGAATGGAGCTCGTGTTTTCGGTGTTCTCGCCATGTCGAGATCCATTG GCGATAGATACTTGAAACCATCCATCATTCCTGATCCGGAAGTGACGGCTGTGAAGAGagtaaaagaagatgattgtcTGATTTTGGCGAGTGACGGGGTTTGGGATGTAATGACGGATGAAGAAGCGTGTGAGATGGCAAGGAAGCGGATTCTCTTGTGGCACAAGAAAAACGCGGTGGCTGGGGATGCATCGTTGCTCGCGGATGAGCGGAGAAAGGAAGGGAAAGATCCTGCGGCGATGTCCGCGGCTGAGTATTTGTCAAAGCTGGCGATACAGAGAGGAAGCAAAGACAACATAAGTGTGGTGGTGGTTGATTTGAAGCCTCGGAGGAAACTCAAGAGCAAACCCTTGAACTGA